A genomic segment from Comamonas terrigena NBRC 13299 encodes:
- a CDS encoding rhodanese-like domain-containing protein, whose amino-acid sequence MTASATDLQVTPAAGYAGDIPAPLAWQWVQAGQAVLVDVRTDAERAWVGQVPGAIPVALKQWPGMQANPDFDAQLRAAVPPGGKVVLLCRSGVRSVAAAQRAAALGIEAYNILEGFEGDLDAHNQRGQKSGWRKQGLPWHQ is encoded by the coding sequence ATGACAGCCTCCGCCACCGATCTTCAGGTCACTCCCGCAGCGGGCTATGCCGGCGATATTCCTGCGCCTCTGGCCTGGCAATGGGTGCAGGCCGGACAGGCTGTGCTGGTGGATGTGCGCACCGATGCCGAGCGCGCCTGGGTGGGCCAGGTGCCCGGAGCCATTCCCGTGGCGCTCAAGCAATGGCCGGGCATGCAAGCCAACCCCGACTTTGATGCCCAGCTGCGCGCAGCGGTACCGCCCGGTGGCAAGGTCGTGCTGCTGTGCCGCAGCGGCGTGCGCTCCGTCGCAGCGGCCCAGCGTGCGGCGGCGCTGGGCATTGAGGCCTACAACATCCTCGAAGGCTTTGAAGGCGATCTGGACGCCCACAACCAGCGTGGCCAGAAAAGCGGCTGGCGCAAGCAGGGCCTGCCCTGGCACCAGTGA
- a CDS encoding M48 family metallopeptidase, translating to MPHRFSTPARRAPAALASVAKPVPQAGGQALLWGGKDFQHPAATHQILLRDGTRVAYRLERAMRRSIGFQVGAEGLVIRAPRWISLEQLDAAIHEKARWIVQKLQEQRERTDQAQAQRIAWADGAVLPFLGGQITLHLHPAAPRGGSLLAVGEGAWALHLPLAADAGAAQVRAAVAAWWLRHARNLFTERLRHYAPQLRVQWRSLRLSNARTRWGSAKSDGSIMLNWRLLHCRMAVLDYVVVHELSHLRVMDHSPRFWATVAEASPDYAALRAELREHASPLWA from the coding sequence ATGCCCCATCGCTTTTCCACTCCAGCCCGGCGTGCGCCAGCGGCACTGGCTTCTGTCGCGAAGCCGGTGCCACAGGCGGGTGGCCAGGCGCTGCTGTGGGGCGGGAAGGACTTTCAGCACCCCGCGGCCACGCACCAGATTCTGCTGCGGGACGGCACGCGTGTGGCCTACCGGCTGGAGCGCGCCATGCGTCGCAGCATCGGTTTTCAGGTGGGCGCAGAAGGCCTGGTCATCCGCGCACCGCGCTGGATCTCGCTGGAGCAGCTCGACGCTGCAATCCATGAAAAAGCGCGCTGGATTGTGCAAAAGCTGCAGGAACAGCGCGAACGCACCGACCAGGCACAGGCCCAGCGCATCGCCTGGGCCGATGGCGCCGTGCTGCCTTTTCTGGGCGGCCAGATCACCTTGCACCTGCACCCGGCTGCACCGCGCGGCGGAAGTTTGCTGGCGGTAGGTGAAGGCGCCTGGGCGCTGCATCTGCCGTTGGCCGCGGACGCCGGTGCCGCCCAGGTGCGCGCTGCAGTGGCCGCCTGGTGGCTGCGCCATGCGCGCAACCTGTTCACCGAACGCCTGCGCCACTATGCCCCGCAACTGCGGGTGCAGTGGCGCAGCCTGCGCCTGTCCAACGCGCGCACGCGCTGGGGCAGCGCCAAGAGCGACGGCAGCATCATGCTGAACTGGCGCTTGCTGCACTGTCGCATGGCGGTGCTGGACTATGTGGTGGTGCATGAGTTGTCCCACCTGCGGGTGATGGACCACAGTCCGCGCTTCTGGGCCACGGTGGCAGAGGCCAGCCCCGACTATGCGGCCTTGCGGGCCGAGCTGCGCGAGCACGCTTCACCGTTGTGGGCCTGA
- a CDS encoding lysophospholipid acyltransferase family protein, producing MPFLRSLLHMLFMCVTVIPYTLVILLLRVCGASPDVRWKVARAWLALCVDASGWFCGVRYRVQGMEHLPNSDTDGVVLLSKHQSTYETFLLPAIMPRPLAYVFKKELLQIPFFGWSIGSLDMIHIDRKHGSRAFHKVVEQGKRLLEKGVWVIMFPEGTRVARGEVGEYKTGATRLAIMAGKPVVPVAVTSAKCWPRKAFVKTPGVVDVSIGKPIPTVGRKHEELMAEVQAWIEAEMRRLDPEAYPAVPAPLPAPAQG from the coding sequence ATGCCTTTTCTCCGTTCCCTGTTGCACATGCTGTTCATGTGCGTCACCGTCATTCCCTACACCCTGGTCATCCTGCTGCTGCGGGTGTGCGGTGCCTCGCCCGACGTGCGCTGGAAAGTGGCCCGGGCCTGGTTGGCACTGTGCGTGGACGCGTCGGGCTGGTTCTGCGGTGTGCGCTACCGTGTGCAGGGCATGGAGCATCTGCCGAACAGCGATACCGACGGCGTGGTGCTGCTGTCCAAGCACCAGTCGACCTACGAGACCTTCCTGCTGCCGGCCATCATGCCGCGGCCGCTGGCCTATGTGTTCAAGAAGGAGCTGCTGCAGATTCCGTTCTTCGGCTGGTCCATCGGCAGCCTGGACATGATCCACATCGACCGCAAGCACGGTTCGCGCGCGTTCCACAAGGTGGTGGAGCAAGGCAAGCGCCTGCTGGAAAAAGGGGTATGGGTCATCATGTTCCCCGAGGGAACCCGCGTGGCGCGCGGCGAAGTGGGGGAATACAAGACGGGCGCCACCCGCCTGGCCATCATGGCCGGCAAGCCGGTGGTGCCGGTGGCGGTGACGTCGGCCAAATGTTGGCCACGCAAGGCATTTGTCAAGACCCCCGGCGTGGTGGACGTGTCCATTGGCAAGCCCATTCCCACGGTCGGCCGCAAGCATGAAGAGCTGATGGCCGAGGTGCAGGCCTGGATCGAAGCCGAGATGCGCCGCCTGGACCCGGAGGCCTACCCGGCCGTCCCTGCGCCGCTGCCCGCACCTGCGCAGGGCTGA
- a CDS encoding D-glycero-alpha-D-manno-heptose-1,7-bisphosphate 7-phosphatase, with protein sequence MKLAILDRIGTLHPEGEDAVVGARDWQPQAGVLDAIAQLNRAGWHVVVATNQPGLGRGNFDVNELNAVHQRMQRELATAGARVEAAFFCPHAPDEGCACRKPAPGLLQQIAVRYGAEPHEIWVIGQDHAHLQAGAAIGAHLVWVEQGSGVATMPAPPLPQAVQHYADWAELAQALAPAATEAPAPSPSV encoded by the coding sequence ATGAAGCTCGCGATCCTGGACCGAATTGGCACCCTTCACCCCGAGGGGGAGGACGCCGTGGTGGGCGCGCGCGATTGGCAGCCCCAGGCCGGGGTGCTGGACGCGATTGCCCAGCTCAACCGTGCCGGCTGGCATGTGGTGGTCGCCACCAACCAGCCGGGGTTGGGGCGGGGCAACTTCGATGTGAACGAGCTCAACGCCGTGCACCAGCGCATGCAGCGCGAACTGGCCACTGCCGGCGCCCGGGTGGAGGCCGCATTCTTCTGTCCCCATGCTCCGGATGAAGGTTGTGCCTGCCGCAAGCCCGCGCCGGGTCTGCTGCAGCAGATTGCCGTCCGCTACGGGGCCGAGCCGCATGAAATATGGGTGATTGGCCAGGACCACGCCCATCTGCAGGCTGGAGCGGCCATCGGTGCCCACCTGGTGTGGGTGGAGCAGGGCAGTGGCGTGGCCACCATGCCGGCACCGCCCCTGCCACAGGCGGTGCAGCACTATGCCGACTGGGCGGAACTGGCCCAGGCTCTGGCCCCTGCGGCGACCGAAGCGCCGGCACCGTCCCCTTCCGTCTGA
- a CDS encoding TIGR03364 family FAD-dependent oxidoreductase produces the protein MKNYDLIVVGAGIVGLAHAYTAAVRGKSVLLIERDSACLGASIRNFGFVTITGQRAGDHWQRALRSRAIWADVAPQAGIDVLHSGLWLTARRPAAAAVLEAFMRTDMAVDCALLTPAQAAERHPALRTGGLQSVLYSPHELRVESRTAIPMLAQWLQQALGVDFRFSETVTQVATPRVTTSRGSYHAERVVVCNNADPGGLFADAWTEHQVQLCQLQMLRVQPQAGFALQGSVMGDLSLVRYEGYSALPEAAALRAELERDEAESLAHGIHLIAVQSADGSLVVGDSHHYGPAPSPFASEAVDRLMLRHLREALHLEGDHVVERWVGTYPVSPDAPCLVKAPDDATRVVAVTSGSGASTAFGLAEEVWSGW, from the coding sequence ATGAAAAATTACGATCTGATCGTCGTCGGTGCCGGTATCGTCGGCCTGGCCCATGCCTATACCGCGGCGGTCCGCGGCAAGTCCGTGCTGCTGATTGAACGCGACAGTGCCTGTCTGGGTGCCTCCATCCGCAACTTCGGCTTTGTCACCATCACCGGCCAGCGTGCCGGTGACCACTGGCAGCGGGCCCTGCGTTCACGCGCCATCTGGGCCGATGTGGCGCCGCAGGCGGGGATCGATGTGCTCCACTCCGGCCTGTGGCTGACCGCACGCCGCCCGGCGGCGGCGGCTGTGCTGGAGGCCTTCATGCGCACCGACATGGCCGTGGACTGTGCGCTGCTCACGCCGGCCCAGGCCGCCGAGCGCCACCCTGCACTGCGCACCGGGGGGCTGCAATCGGTGCTCTACAGCCCGCACGAGCTGCGTGTGGAGTCCCGCACCGCCATTCCGATGCTGGCGCAGTGGCTGCAGCAGGCGCTGGGGGTGGATTTCCGCTTCAGCGAGACCGTGACGCAAGTGGCCACGCCGCGTGTCACCACGTCACGCGGCAGCTACCACGCCGAGCGTGTGGTGGTCTGCAACAACGCCGATCCCGGAGGCCTGTTTGCAGACGCCTGGACGGAGCACCAGGTGCAACTGTGCCAGTTGCAGATGCTGCGGGTGCAGCCACAGGCCGGTTTTGCGCTGCAGGGTTCGGTCATGGGCGATCTGAGCCTGGTCCGCTACGAAGGCTATAGCGCACTGCCGGAGGCGGCGGCGTTGCGTGCCGAGCTGGAGCGGGACGAGGCCGAAAGCCTGGCCCATGGCATCCACCTGATCGCCGTGCAAAGCGCCGATGGTTCACTGGTGGTGGGTGACTCCCACCACTACGGCCCGGCGCCGTCGCCTTTTGCCAGCGAGGCGGTGGACCGGCTGATGCTGCGCCATCTGCGCGAAGCATTGCATCTGGAAGGCGACCACGTGGTGGAGCGCTGGGTGGGGACCTACCCGGTGTCGCCCGATGCGCCCTGCCTGGTCAAGGCCCCTGACGATGCGACGCGGGTGGTGGCTGTGACCAGCGGTTCGGGGGCCAGCACGGCGTTTGGCCTGGCCGAAGAAGTGTGGAGCGGCTGGTAA
- a CDS encoding putative 2-aminoethylphosphonate ABC transporter permease subunit → MTAATPALPLGADPVVPSAVPHTARRHQDAGPAAPRPSRTFHGERLWLGVLVLGLLGVLLIAIALPVGALLGRSFWSADGQFSGLAQYMAYARTPGVAQSLFNSLWLSATSSTLCVALAYGYAYGVVRSCMPLAAWFRAIALVPLLAPSLLMAISLIYLFGAQGLLKSWLLGGSAYGPFGIILGSVLWTFPHALMILCTTLASGDARLYEAAATLGAGRWRSFCQVTLPSSRYGLLIAWIVVFVLVVTDFGVPKVIGGNTPMLATDIYKQVIGQHNLSMGAVVAMLLLVPAGLAFAAERHLRARQAATMAVRATPLVPQPAALRDRALLLYCSLVAMGLLAVMGTAVLASLVTFWPYNLSLGFRHYQFDMMDGGGWASYGNSLAMAAATAVVGALLSFLSAYLVAKPTGWARARQWLHAVATLPMAVPGLALGLGYILFFNAASNPLHFLYGSLGILVLCSVAHFFSVAHITQLTALQQLDAEYERVADSMGVPFWTVLWRVHLPVCLPAVMQVAGYFFVNAMTTVSAVVFLYAPETSLASAAVLAMDDAGDIAPAAAMATLIFATAAVGRLLIAALDGWTQKRTQHWRHR, encoded by the coding sequence ATGACGGCCGCGACACCGGCCCTGCCACTGGGGGCCGATCCGGTGGTCCCCTCTGCAGTGCCGCACACTGCCCGGCGCCACCAGGATGCAGGTCCTGCCGCGCCGCGGCCATCCCGCACCTTCCATGGGGAAAGGCTCTGGCTGGGGGTGCTGGTGCTGGGCCTGCTGGGTGTGCTGCTGATCGCGATTGCCTTGCCGGTGGGGGCGCTGCTGGGCCGCAGTTTCTGGTCGGCCGACGGACAGTTCTCGGGTCTGGCGCAGTACATGGCGTATGCCCGAACACCGGGGGTGGCGCAGTCCCTGTTCAACAGCCTGTGGCTCTCGGCCACCAGCAGCACGCTGTGTGTGGCGCTGGCCTATGGCTATGCATACGGTGTGGTGCGCAGCTGCATGCCGCTGGCCGCATGGTTCCGCGCCATCGCCCTGGTGCCGCTGCTGGCGCCGTCGCTGCTGATGGCCATCAGTCTGATCTACCTGTTCGGCGCCCAGGGGCTGCTGAAAAGCTGGTTGTTGGGTGGTTCGGCTTACGGGCCTTTCGGCATCATCCTGGGCTCGGTGCTGTGGACTTTTCCGCATGCACTGATGATTCTGTGCACCACGCTGGCGTCGGGCGATGCGCGGCTGTATGAGGCCGCAGCCACGCTGGGTGCGGGCCGCTGGCGCAGCTTCTGCCAGGTCACGCTGCCGTCCAGCCGCTACGGGCTGCTGATTGCCTGGATCGTGGTGTTTGTGCTGGTGGTGACGGACTTTGGCGTGCCCAAGGTGATTGGGGGCAACACGCCCATGCTCGCCACCGATATCTACAAGCAGGTGATTGGCCAGCACAACCTGTCCATGGGCGCAGTGGTGGCCATGCTGCTGCTGGTGCCTGCCGGCCTAGCGTTCGCTGCCGAACGCCATCTGCGCGCGCGCCAGGCCGCCACCATGGCGGTGCGTGCCACACCGCTGGTGCCGCAGCCTGCGGCGCTGCGGGACCGTGCGTTGCTGCTGTACTGCAGCCTGGTGGCCATGGGGCTGCTGGCGGTGATGGGCACGGCCGTGCTGGCTTCGCTGGTCACCTTCTGGCCCTACAACCTGAGCCTGGGGTTCAGGCACTACCAGTTCGACATGATGGACGGTGGCGGTTGGGCCAGTTATGGCAATTCGCTGGCGATGGCGGCGGCCACTGCGGTGGTGGGCGCGCTCCTGAGTTTCCTGAGTGCCTACCTGGTGGCCAAACCGACGGGGTGGGCGCGTGCGCGCCAGTGGCTGCATGCCGTGGCCACGCTGCCGATGGCGGTGCCAGGGCTGGCGCTGGGGCTGGGCTACATCCTGTTCTTCAATGCCGCCAGCAATCCGCTGCACTTTCTGTATGGCTCGCTCGGCATTCTGGTGCTGTGCTCGGTGGCGCATTTCTTTTCGGTGGCGCACATCACCCAGCTCACGGCCTTGCAGCAACTGGATGCCGAATATGAGCGCGTGGCCGATTCCATGGGCGTGCCGTTCTGGACGGTGCTGTGGAGGGTACACCTTCCGGTGTGCCTGCCGGCCGTGATGCAGGTGGCGGGCTACTTCTTTGTGAATGCCATGACCACGGTATCGGCTGTCGTCTTTCTGTATGCACCCGAAACCTCGCTGGCCTCGGCGGCGGTACTGGCCATGGACGATGCCGGCGACATTGCACCCGCCGCCGCCATGGCGACGCTGATCTTTGCCACGGCGGCGGTCGGCCGCCTGCTGATTGCCGCGCTGGACGGCTGGACGCAAAAACGCACCCAGCACTGGCGCCACCGCTGA
- a CDS encoding ABC transporter ATP-binding protein — protein sequence MLRIDHIAKQYKDTPVLRGIDLAVDGGEFVSLLGPSGCGKTTLLRILCGIEQADEGRVLFQGEDITRWPAARRGFGVVFQSYALFPNLTAAQNVAFGLRGQPAHQVQARVQEMLALVGLGAQAQRYPAQLSGGQQQRVALARALAPRPRLLLLDEPLSALDAQVRTELRSEIRRLQRQLEITCIMVTHDQEEALSMADRVVLMHQGRIEQQGSPEQLYAQPVSHFAAGFVGRMNLLPATAEVGHMVRVGEGRLDCSTAGFVPGDAVLVGVRPESVVLHPAQPIALANLFRARVMESSFLGSMVLVRVCSPTLQCQIDVQWPLRHDARLPDWLQGEVLVELPAAALQVLAAPEALRRAA from the coding sequence ATGCTGCGCATTGACCATATTGCCAAGCAGTACAAGGACACGCCCGTGCTGCGCGGCATCGACCTGGCGGTCGATGGCGGCGAGTTCGTCAGCCTGCTGGGGCCTTCTGGTTGCGGCAAGACCACGCTGCTGCGCATTCTGTGCGGCATTGAGCAGGCGGACGAGGGCCGAGTCCTGTTTCAGGGCGAGGACATCACGCGCTGGCCGGCGGCACGCCGGGGATTCGGGGTGGTGTTCCAAAGCTATGCACTGTTCCCCAATCTGACGGCGGCGCAGAACGTGGCGTTCGGCCTGCGGGGGCAGCCTGCGCACCAGGTCCAGGCCCGTGTGCAGGAAATGCTGGCCCTGGTGGGCCTGGGCGCGCAGGCGCAGCGCTACCCGGCACAGCTGTCCGGCGGGCAGCAGCAGCGTGTTGCACTGGCCCGTGCGCTGGCCCCCCGCCCCCGCTTGCTGCTGCTGGATGAGCCCCTGTCCGCACTGGATGCCCAGGTACGCACCGAGCTGCGCAGCGAGATCCGCCGGCTGCAGCGTCAGCTGGAGATCACCTGCATCATGGTCACGCACGACCAGGAAGAGGCGCTGTCCATGGCGGACCGGGTGGTGCTGATGCACCAGGGGCGTATCGAACAGCAAGGCTCGCCCGAGCAGCTCTATGCCCAGCCGGTCAGTCACTTTGCGGCCGGGTTTGTGGGGCGCATGAACCTGCTGCCCGCGACGGCGGAGGTGGGTCACATGGTGCGCGTGGGGGAAGGACGGCTGGATTGCAGCACGGCGGGTTTTGTACCCGGTGATGCGGTGCTGGTGGGTGTCCGGCCCGAAAGCGTGGTGCTGCACCCGGCCCAGCCGATTGCACTGGCCAATCTGTTCCGCGCCCGGGTGATGGAGTCCTCGTTCCTCGGTTCGATGGTGCTGGTGCGGGTGTGCAGTCCCACGCTGCAATGCCAGATCGATGTGCAATGGCCGCTGCGCCACGATGCCCGGCTGCCCGACTGGTTGCAGGGGGAGGTGCTGGTGGAACTGCCCGCCGCAGCGCTGCAGGTGCTGGCGGCGCCAGAGGCCTTGCGGAGGGCTGCATGA
- a CDS encoding putative 2-aminoethylphosphonate ABC transporter substrate-binding protein → MRHALVSRPRRLALWTAAACALLGVAGQALAAKTELLVYSALEADQIKAYKVGFEKVHPEIELKFVRDSTGIITARLLAEKANPQADVIWGVAATSLMLLDKQGMLAPYAPKNLGKVRATMRDPAATPTWVGMDLWSSAVCANTVEAAKRKLPAITSWADLTKPEFKGTITMPHPASSGTGYLMVAAWLQMMGEDKGWAYMDALHQNIGVYTHSGSKPCRQAGAGEFPVGLSFEYRANKTKKDGAPIDIVFPREGLGWDVEATAIMKTSKKQEAAKALADWAVTPEANQLYAANFAVLALPEAQEKHEFIPADLEKRLAKNDFNWSAANRERILTEWARRYEAKAEKK, encoded by the coding sequence ATGCGCCATGCCCTTGTTTCCCGCCCCCGCCGCCTTGCCCTGTGGACCGCTGCTGCCTGTGCGCTGCTGGGTGTCGCCGGCCAGGCGCTGGCCGCCAAGACCGAGCTGCTGGTCTATTCGGCCCTGGAAGCCGACCAGATCAAGGCCTACAAGGTCGGTTTCGAAAAAGTGCACCCCGAGATCGAGCTGAAGTTTGTGCGCGACAGCACCGGCATCATCACGGCCCGCCTGCTGGCCGAGAAGGCCAATCCCCAGGCCGACGTGATCTGGGGGGTGGCGGCCACGTCGCTGATGCTGCTGGACAAGCAGGGCATGCTGGCTCCCTACGCCCCCAAGAACCTGGGCAAGGTGCGCGCCACCATGCGTGACCCGGCAGCCACGCCCACCTGGGTGGGCATGGATCTGTGGTCGTCGGCCGTGTGTGCCAACACCGTGGAGGCAGCCAAGCGCAAGCTGCCTGCCATCACCAGCTGGGCCGATCTGACCAAACCCGAATTCAAGGGCACGATCACCATGCCCCACCCGGCTTCCAGCGGTACCGGCTACCTGATGGTGGCGGCATGGCTGCAGATGATGGGTGAGGACAAGGGCTGGGCCTATATGGACGCGCTGCACCAGAACATAGGCGTCTATACCCACAGCGGCTCCAAACCCTGCCGCCAGGCCGGTGCGGGTGAGTTCCCCGTGGGCCTGAGTTTCGAGTACCGGGCCAACAAGACCAAGAAGGACGGTGCGCCCATCGACATCGTCTTCCCCAGGGAAGGCCTGGGCTGGGACGTGGAAGCCACGGCCATCATGAAGACCAGCAAAAAGCAGGAGGCCGCCAAGGCCCTGGCCGACTGGGCCGTGACGCCCGAGGCCAACCAGCTCTATGCCGCCAACTTTGCCGTGCTGGCCTTGCCCGAGGCCCAGGAAAAGCATGAATTCATTCCGGCCGATCTGGAAAAGCGCCTGGCCAAGAACGACTTCAACTGGTCGGCCGCCAACCGCGAGCGCATCCTGACCGAATGGGCGCGCCGCTATGAAGCCAAGGCGGAAAAGAAGTAA
- a CDS encoding LysR substrate-binding domain-containing protein, with protein sequence MFVTQLQSFFWVARLGSITLAARHLGLSQPTVTTQIRALEAHYGVELFHRQGGRLTVSGEGLQLLPQVELLLLRAVEVESALRHAGDGSQGGQLRIGATAPYYVLDIVQRFAQQYPRVQVSMVSGNSQQMGQALAAYQVDLATSSTPESDPRLLRLELGQDPLALLVHRSHRLARRPSVDVADLAGETLILREPGSVTRRLTEQLLADAGVPPGRVLEIASREAIREAVIRQMGISVFARHEASAHPDLVVLAFAGSVPHLPEYLYCLHSRSQAPLIAAFLAASRERPH encoded by the coding sequence ATGTTCGTCACGCAACTGCAATCCTTTTTCTGGGTGGCCCGGCTGGGCAGCATCACGCTGGCGGCACGCCACCTCGGGCTGAGCCAGCCCACCGTCACCACGCAGATCCGCGCGCTGGAGGCGCATTACGGCGTGGAGCTGTTCCACCGCCAGGGCGGGCGGCTGACCGTGTCTGGGGAAGGCCTGCAGTTGCTGCCGCAGGTGGAGTTGCTGCTGCTGCGCGCCGTGGAGGTGGAGTCGGCGCTGCGCCACGCAGGCGATGGCAGCCAGGGCGGGCAATTGCGCATCGGGGCCACGGCACCGTATTACGTGCTGGACATCGTGCAGCGCTTTGCCCAGCAGTACCCGCGCGTGCAGGTGTCGATGGTCAGCGGCAATTCCCAGCAGATGGGCCAGGCACTGGCGGCCTACCAGGTGGATCTGGCCACCTCGTCCACCCCGGAAAGCGATCCACGCCTGCTGCGGCTGGAACTGGGCCAGGACCCGCTGGCCCTGCTGGTGCACCGCAGCCACCGTCTGGCACGCCGCCCGTCCGTGGACGTGGCGGATCTGGCCGGCGAAACCTTGATCCTGCGCGAGCCCGGCTCGGTGACCCGCCGGCTGACCGAGCAGCTGCTGGCCGACGCCGGCGTGCCTCCGGGCCGCGTGCTGGAGATTGCCAGCCGCGAGGCCATACGCGAGGCCGTGATTCGCCAGATGGGCATCAGCGTGTTTGCCCGGCATGAGGCCTCGGCACACCCCGACCTGGTGGTACTGGCCTTTGCCGGCAGCGTGCCCCACCTGCCCGAATACCTGTACTGCCTGCACAGCCGCAGCCAGGCGCCTCTGATTGCGGCCTTCCTTGCCGCCAGCCGGGAACGCCCACATTGA
- the fabB gene encoding beta-ketoacyl-ACP synthase I: MSKKRVVITGAGIVSCIGNDLETVEASLRASRSGIKAVAKFTELGLRSQVGGVPEIDIEARIDRKQLRFMGDAAAYSQIALEDAIKQAGLTPEQVSHPRTGLIMGSGGGSPANQIEAADTLREKGIRRVGPYQVTRCMSSTVSACLATNFKVKGINYSITSACSTSAHCIGAAAQQIAWGMQDVMFAGGGEELSWGMSLLFDGMGAMSSKYNETPEKASRAYDANRDGFVIAGGGGAVVLESLDHALARGAHILAEVVGFGATSDGEDMVAPSGDGAIACMKQAMENVDAPVDYINTHGTSTPVGDMQEVRAMRELFGDKVPPFSSTKSLTGHSLGATGVQEAIYCLIMLNKGFIAGSANVETPDPLLGDMPLVTTTRDAQLKTVLSNSFGFGGTNASLLLQRWDGQ, encoded by the coding sequence ATGAGCAAGAAGCGGGTAGTCATCACCGGCGCGGGCATCGTCTCGTGCATTGGCAACGACCTGGAGACGGTCGAAGCGTCGCTGCGTGCCAGCCGCTCGGGCATCAAGGCCGTGGCCAAGTTCACCGAACTGGGCTTGCGCAGCCAGGTGGGCGGTGTGCCGGAAATCGACATCGAAGCACGCATTGACCGCAAGCAGCTGCGCTTCATGGGCGACGCTGCGGCCTACTCGCAAATTGCGCTGGAAGACGCCATCAAGCAGGCCGGGCTGACGCCCGAGCAGGTGAGCCATCCGCGCACCGGCCTGATCATGGGCTCCGGCGGCGGCTCGCCGGCCAACCAGATCGAGGCGGCAGACACGCTGCGCGAGAAGGGCATCCGCCGCGTGGGACCGTACCAGGTCACGCGCTGCATGAGCTCCACGGTGTCGGCCTGCCTGGCGACCAATTTCAAGGTCAAGGGCATCAACTACTCCATCACCTCGGCCTGTTCGACCTCGGCCCACTGCATCGGTGCGGCGGCCCAGCAGATCGCCTGGGGCATGCAGGACGTGATGTTCGCCGGCGGCGGTGAAGAGTTGTCCTGGGGCATGTCGCTGCTGTTTGACGGCATGGGTGCCATGTCCAGCAAGTACAACGAGACGCCCGAGAAAGCCTCGCGCGCCTATGACGCCAACCGCGACGGTTTTGTGATTGCCGGCGGCGGCGGTGCGGTGGTGCTGGAAAGCCTGGACCACGCCCTGGCCCGCGGCGCCCACATCCTGGCGGAAGTGGTGGGCTTCGGTGCCACCAGCGACGGTGAGGACATGGTGGCTCCTTCGGGTGACGGCGCCATTGCCTGCATGAAGCAGGCCATGGAAAACGTGGACGCGCCCGTGGACTACATCAACACGCATGGCACATCGACCCCGGTGGGCGATATGCAGGAAGTGCGTGCCATGCGCGAGCTGTTCGGCGACAAGGTGCCTCCGTTTTCGTCCACCAAGTCACTGACCGGCCACTCGCTGGGTGCGACGGGCGTGCAGGAAGCGATCTACTGCCTGATCATGCTGAACAAGGGCTTTATCGCCGGTTCGGCCAATGTGGAAACGCCCGATCCGCTGCTGGGCGATATGCCTCTGGTCACGACCACGCGCGATGCCCAGCTGAAGACCGTGCTGTCCAACAGCTTTGGCTTCGGTGGCACCAACGCATCCCTGCTGCTCCAGCGCTGGGACGGCCAGTAA
- the fabA gene encoding bifunctional 3-hydroxydecanoyl-ACP dehydratase/trans-2-decenoyl-ACP isomerase yields MAESFSYEQLIASGEGKLFGADSGRLPLPPMLMFDRITHISEDGGAHGLGKIVAELDVNPDLWFFKCHFQGDPVMPGCLGLDAMWQLIGFYLTWLRLPGRGRALGAGEVKFTGEVGPDVKLVTYEIDIKRVIKRKLNMAIGDARLLADGKEIYVANDLRVGLFLREGDGQGTAA; encoded by the coding sequence ATGGCCGAATCTTTTTCCTACGAACAACTGATCGCTTCCGGTGAAGGCAAGCTGTTTGGCGCCGACAGTGGCCGCCTGCCCCTGCCTCCCATGCTGATGTTCGACCGCATCACCCATATCTCGGAAGATGGCGGTGCCCATGGCCTGGGCAAGATCGTGGCCGAACTCGACGTGAACCCCGATCTGTGGTTCTTCAAGTGCCACTTCCAGGGCGACCCTGTCATGCCAGGCTGCCTGGGCCTGGACGCCATGTGGCAGCTGATCGGTTTTTACCTGACCTGGCTGCGCTTGCCCGGCCGCGGTCGCGCCCTGGGTGCCGGCGAAGTGAAGTTCACCGGCGAAGTCGGTCCCGACGTCAAACTGGTGACATACGAGATTGATATCAAGCGGGTGATCAAGCGCAAGCTGAACATGGCCATTGGCGATGCACGCCTGCTGGCCGATGGCAAGGAAATCTACGTGGCCAATGACCTGCGCGTGGGTCTGTTTCTGCGCGAAGGGGACGGCCAGGGAACGGCAGCATGA